A single window of Ananas comosus cultivar F153 linkage group 19, ASM154086v1, whole genome shotgun sequence DNA harbors:
- the LOC109725171 gene encoding 30S ribosomal protein S9, chloroplastic: MAISLSSLSSSFASLSFSSNLSSNPRILRPLPTLASTRRAPLRAVVAASSAATAVAAFSGGAAEVAEVEGVSLEKYVKARLPGGFAAQRIIGTGRRKCAIARVVLQEGSGKVIINYRDAKEYLQGNPLWLQYVKTPLLTLGFESSYDVFVKAHGGGLSGQAQAISLGIARALLKVSENHRSALRKEGLLTRDSRVVERKKAGLKKARKAPQYSKR; this comes from the exons ATGGcgatctccctctcctccctctcctcctccttcgcctctctctccttctcctccaaccTCTCCTCGAACCCTAGGATCCTCCGACCCCTCCCGACCCTCGCTTCCACCCGACGCGCCCCGCTCcgcgccgtcgtcgccgcctcctccgccgccaccgccgtcgctgcgttctccggtggcgCCGCCGAGGTTGCGGAGGTGGAGGGTGTGAGCTTGGAGAAGTACGTGAAGGCCAGGCTCCCCGGGGGATTCGCGGCTCAGAGGATCATCGGGACGGGGCGTAGGAAGTGCGCCATCGCCCGCGTCGTGCTCCAAGAGGGCTCCGGGAAGGTCATCATCAACTACCGCGACGCTAAg GAATACCTCCAAGGAAATCCCCTGTGGCTGCAGTATGTGAAAACTCCACTGTTGACCTTAGGGTTCGAGAGCAGCTACGATGTTTTCGTCAAGGCTCACGGGGGCGGCCTCTCGGGTCAGGCCCAGGCGATTTCTCTCGGTATCGCGCGCGCTTTGCTGAAAGTTAGTGAGAACCACAGAAGTGCTTTGAGGAAGGAGGGCCTTTTGACCAGAGATTCTCGGGTCGTCGAAAGGAAGAAAGCGGGTCTTAAGAAAGCTCGGAAAGCTCCCCAGTACTCGAAGCGTTAG